Genomic segment of Esox lucius isolate fEsoLuc1 chromosome 15, fEsoLuc1.pri, whole genome shotgun sequence:
TCTTCCTTCGCAGACTCCATGAAATTATGACTGATAATGAGTTACAAAATATtcacattatacattttgtgtatgATTTCCAAGAAACAAGAGGTAGCTCCCCTAAACCCATGGCAGGATTTTTTCCACACTCCCTTATGCTATCGATGAGGACCTAGCTTAGACTACACCACAACgtcattttgaaatgtctgACGCTGCGTCTCtgaaatgacttcaagcttcaGCAGCTATCCGTGGTCCTGAAAAGCACTGCCCGTGCGCTGCTGCATCGAGCAACTACCGTGAGGAGGTGGATTCTTAGGACAGTAGCACGGctggaaatgtattatttaacagaatatatatatttttgatgaTACTTCAGGAATTGAAAAACCACAACCAAAATGATCCCCAACAACTCATTCAGGAATCTAACGCTGGAGGACGTTTTTTTTCTTATGAACAACTCGTCTGGGAACGAAACGCACAGCGAGTCTCACGGTAGCGCAATCCTCATCTCGTTCATTTACTCGGTTGTCTGTTTAGTGGGACTGTGCGGAAACTCTATGGTTATATATGTAATTTTCAGATATGCCAAAATGAAAACTGCTACCAATATTTACATTCTGAACTTGGCTATCGCGGACGAGTTACTTATGTTGAGTGTCCCCTTCTTGGTGACATCTTCACTCCTTCATCATTGGCCATTTGGCTCCCTTCTCTGTCGCCTTGTTCTAAGTGTTGATGCTATTAATATGTTTACGAGTATTTACTGCTTAACTGTATTAAGCATAGACAGATATATTGCAGTTGTGCACCCTATCAAAGCCTCGCGGTACCGGAGACCCACAATAGCTAAAATAGTCAACTTTGGGGTTTGGATATTTTCTATCCTAGTCATTTTGCCCATTATTATATTTTCCACGACTGTTCCAAACTTGGACGGTTCGGTCGCTTGTAACATTCAGATGCCAGAGCCAATGAACCAATGGATGGCCGTGTTTGTGATCTATGCCTTTCTCATGGGCTTTCTGTTCCCAGTCATTGCCATCTGTATGTGTTACATCCTCATCATCGCCAAGATGAGAGTGGTGGCACTGAAGGCAGGCTGGCAGCAGCGCAAGAAGTCGGAGAGGAAGATCAcggtgatggtggtgatggtggttaCAGTGTTTGTCATCTGTTGGATGCCTTTTCACATCGTGCAGCTTgttaatgtgtttgtggagCACCATAACGCAACACTCATGCAACTTGCAGTGATTTTGGGATACGCAAACAGCTGCGCCAACCCGATACTTTATGGATTTTTATCAGACAATTTCAAACATTCGTTCCAAAGAATTTTGTGCCTGCGCTGGATGGAAAATGCTACGGAGGAACCGATAGATTACTATGCCACGGCTCTGAAAAGTCGTGGTTACAGTGTGGACGAATTTCAACCGGACAACATCGAACGTGATAGCACTTTTAGAAATGGAACCTGCACTTCAAGGACAACAACACTGTAGTATATTAACATACATTTATGAAAAGCGGTGATCAAGATTAATGTGACAACTGGGTTTTTGGCTAATTAGACAGATACGTCgttatttatctttgttttctttcaattatttatatgaacggaattaaaatgtttcataatcAAACTGTCTTACTACTGTTTGTGTTAATGCGGTCGTGGTTCAGGTGACAGGGGATAATGTTTAACCAATAAGTAGCGTAAAAACCCTAGACACACGGGCACAGGGCTGTAGGCTATAGGCTGTCGGTTTGCAGCGGTATGAGCTCATACCCTAGAGAAAGTATTAAACCCCGCTATCTATTAATAATTGATTGCAGATATCTTGGATAGTAAAACAGGATGTgcaatttgatttcaaatgatTCATGCTCAttctttattattaattattcattGCATAAGATCAAAACTTTAGCAATTGATTCTGCATTTAAAAAGGCACAacgacacatttaaaaaatgcaccaCCCACGTAGAGTGAGGTAGAGCAGCACATGTTGTCTCGTCACTACGCCCTTTCCCATAACTTTGTTCAATACAGAAAATGGACAATAATAGTCACAGTGAATAGGCCTATGCCAGATTATTGAAATATAATCGATTGTGATATATAACAAACGGTACACATTTATGTGCTGTGGTCACAGTTTATCATTCCGTTTAACCtttataaaacattgttttattgctTTTAGCCGGACCGCGTATGCGGAGCCGGGCTAGAAGattgaatgtctcttactgagtcggtctgtccctgactgactgactgactgagtgactgactaccccttttTAAATAGTAGTGATTAGAGACGCGGGCTACGGAACAACGGGTCCCGCGATGGACTCAACACAcgatgcctgaggttcaggacagacaaaaacttaaCTGGCTATAAATGTAtatagctacgtaataggaagtcGAAAATAGAACAGTTttggtggatataaaaatttgttcaggaaagacaaacacttcgctgcctacacgattctctcgtcttttcactttacAAAAAGGTCAgttataaatacagtatctcacaaaagtgagtacacccctcacatttttgtaaatatttaattatatcttttcatatgacaatactgaagaaatgacacttcaaTGTCAAGtcgtgagtgtacagcttgtataacagtgtaaatttgctgtcccctcaagataacacaacactcagctgttaatgtctaaaccgctggcaacaaaagtgaaaatgtcaaaattgggcccaaagtgactgccttacaaggtctcaggtgtgaatggggagcaggtgtgttaaatttggttttatcgctgtcacactccctcatactggtcactggaagttcaacatggcacctcatggcaaagaactctcggaggatctgaaaaaaagaattgatgctctacataaagatggcctaagcTACAAGAAGATTGCccagaccctgaaactgagctgcagcacggtggctaagaccatacagcagtttaacaggacaggttccactcagaacaggcctcgccatggttggccaaagaagttgagttcacatgctcagcgtcatatccagaggctgtctttgggaaatagacgtatgagtgctgccagcattgctgcaggggttgaaggggtggggggggtcagcctgtcagtgctcagaccatacaccgcacactgcatcaaattggtctgaagggctgtcgtcccagaaggaagcctcttctaaagatgatgcacaagaaagacACAACCGTTTGcgaaagacaagcagactaaggacatggattactggaaccatgtcctgtggtctgatgagaccaagataaacatatttggttcagatagtGTAAAGTGTGtctggcggcaaccaggtgaggagtacaaagtgtgtcttgcctacagtcaagcatggtggtgggagtgtcatggtctggggctgcatgagtgctgtcggcactggggagctacagttcattgagggaaccattaatgccaacatgtacagtgacatactgaagcagagcatgatcccatcccttcagagactgggccgcagggcagtattccaacatgaaaatgaccccaaacacaactccaagacaaccactgtcTTGCTAAAGAatctgagggtaaaggtgatggactggccaagcatgtctccagacataa
This window contains:
- the sstr1a gene encoding somatostatin receptor type 1; protein product: MIPNNSFRNLTLEDVFFLMNNSSGNETHSESHGSAILISFIYSVVCLVGLCGNSMVIYVIFRYAKMKTATNIYILNLAIADELLMLSVPFLVTSSLLHHWPFGSLLCRLVLSVDAINMFTSIYCLTVLSIDRYIAVVHPIKASRYRRPTIAKIVNFGVWIFSILVILPIIIFSTTVPNLDGSVACNIQMPEPMNQWMAVFVIYAFLMGFLFPVIAICMCYILIIAKMRVVALKAGWQQRKKSERKITVMVVMVVTVFVICWMPFHIVQLVNVFVEHHNATLMQLAVILGYANSCANPILYGFLSDNFKHSFQRILCLRWMENATEEPIDYYATALKSRGYSVDEFQPDNIERDSTFRNGTCTSRTTTL